The Candidatus Syntrophosphaera sp. region GTCGATGCGCTCGCATTTAACGGGCTGGAAAGTGTCCATGCCCACGTGCAGGACAACGTTGCGGATGATCACGCCCCTGGCCTCGAGGGCGGACAGAAGCTCTGGAGTGAAGTGCAGTCCGGCCGTTGGTGCAGCCACCGATCCCGGTTCCTGGGCATACACAGTTTGGTATTTCTCCCGGTCGGCTTCTTCATCCGGACGCTTGATATAGGGGGGCAAAGGCACATGGCCAACCCGCTCTATCTCGCTCCAGTAGGTCCTTTCATCTTCAAACTCGATCTCCCGCGAGCCTTCGGGATCGGCTTCCGAAACCAAGCCCCTGAGGCGGGGCGAAAACTCAAGCCACTGCTCGCTTTTGAGGCGCTTGCCGGGATGGACCATGCATTTCCAGCGGGTTCCCTCGAGCTTGTATAGAAGCAGGATCTCGATCCTTGCTCCGTTGGCCTTGCTGCCGAACAGCCGGGCTGGAATGACCTTGCTGTTGTTGAGAACCAGCACTTCGCCGGGTTGCAGATGGCCGAGGATGTCTGAA contains the following coding sequences:
- the queA gene encoding tRNA preQ1(34) S-adenosylmethionine ribosyltransferase-isomerase QueA, which produces MSLESYAYHLPPELIAQYPLAERSSSRLLHLDRASGAIEHERFSDILGHLQPGEVLVLNNSKVIPARLFGSKANGARIEILLLYKLEGTRWKCMVHPGKRLKSEQWLEFSPRLRGLVSEADPEGSREIEFEDERTYWSEIERVGHVPLPPYIKRPDEEADREKYQTVYAQEPGSVAAPTAGLHFTPELLSALEARGVIIRNVVLHVGMDTFQPVKCERIDQHKIHSEFCTLPPETAEAVNAAKQEGRRVVAVGSTSVRTLESFWNEGRMGCGSGWTDIFIHSGKEPRVADALITNFHLPKSSLLMMISAFAGYERIMAAYEEAVRQKYRFFSYGDAMYIS